The Musa acuminata AAA Group cultivar baxijiao chromosome BXJ1-3, Cavendish_Baxijiao_AAA, whole genome shotgun sequence genome window below encodes:
- the LOC135617481 gene encoding nucleobase-ascorbate transporter 6-like, whose amino-acid sequence MAGGGGAAPAPKQDELQPHPVKDQLPNVSYCITSPPPWPEAILLGFQHFLVMLGTTVIIPTALVPQMGGGNDEKARVVQTLLFVAGINTLFQTLFGTRLPAVIGGCYTFVVPTISIILAGRYSNIVDPHEKFLRIMRGTQGALIVASTLQIIVGFSGLWRNVARFLSPLAVVPLVALAGFGLYELGFPGVAKCIEIGLPQIILLVIFSQYIPHSLHSEKPVFDRFSVILSVAIVWLYAYFLTVGGAYRHTPPKTQLHCRTDRSGLVGGSPWIRFPYPFQWGAPTFDAGEAFAMMAASFVSLVESTGTFIAVTRYASATPLPPSVLSRGIGWQGIGILLDGLFGTANGSSVSVENAGLLALTRIGSRRVVQISAGFMIFFSILGKFGAVFASIPAPIFAALYCLFFAYVGAAGLSFLQFCNLNSFRTKFILGLSVFMGLSVPQYFNEYTSVAGYGPVHTKARWFNDIINVIFSSKPFVAGLVAFFLDNTLHRHHDVTKRDRGYHWWKRFRSFKADTRSEEFYALPFNLNKFFPSV is encoded by the exons ATGGCAGGTGGTGGAGGAGCGGCGCCTGCGCCGAAGCAGGACGAGTTGCAGCCGCACCCGGTGAAGGATCAGTTGCCCAATGTCTCCTACTGCATCACCAGCCCGCCTCCCTGGC CTGAGGCCATACTTCTCGGTTTTCAACATTTTCTGGTTATGCTAGGCACTACTGTTATCATCCCCACTGCTCTTGTTCCTCAAATGGGCGGAGGAAAT GATGAGAAAGCCAGGGTAGTCCAGACATTGCTGTTTGTGGCTGGTATCAACACTCTATTCCAAACTTTGTTTGGTACACGGTTGCCGGCTGTAATTGGAGGTTGTTATACTTTTGTTGTGCCAACCATCTCTATTATCTTGGCTGGTCGCTACAGTAATATTGTGGATCCGCACGAG AAATTTTTGCGTATAATGCGTGGAACACAGGGTGCCCTAATTGTTGCTTCAACCCTTCAAATTATTGTCGGTTTCAGTGGTCTTTGGCGAAACGTAGCTAG ATTCTTAAGTCCACTGGCAGTGGTTCCTCTGGTTGCACTTGCTGGCTTTGGACTTTATGAGCTTGGTTTTCCTGGG GTTGCCAAGTGCATCGAAATTGGGCTACCACAGATAATTCTTTTAGTCATATTCTCACAG TACATTCCTCATTCTCTACATTCAGAGAAGCCTGTGTTTGATCGATTTTCTGTCATACTTTCGGTTGCAATTGTATGGCTTTATGCATACTTCCTTACGGTGGGAGGAGCATATAGACATACACCACCAAAGACACAATTACATTGCCGTACGGATCGTTCAGGGCTTGTTGGTGGTTCTCCCTG GATTAGATTTCCATATCCTTTCCAATGGGGTGCACCAACATTTGATGCCGGTGAAGCTTTTGCAATGATGGCTGCTTCATTTGTTTCCCTTGTTGAG TCTACTGGAACTTTCATTGCAGTCACAAGATATGCAAGTGCGACACCATTGCCTCCATCAGTTCTCAGTCGTGGTATTGGTTGGCAG GGCATTGGTATCTTGTTGGATGGACTATTTGGAACGGCAAACGGATCCTCAGTATCTGT TGAAAATGCTGGTTTACTAGCTTTAACACGAATTGGCAGCCGAAGGGTTGTTCAAATATCTGCAGGATTCAtgattttcttttctattcttg GAAAATTTGGAGCAGTTTTTGCATCGATTCCCGCACCAATTTTTGCAGCACTGTATTGTCTTTTCTTTGCATATGTTG GTGCTGCAGGTCTTAGTTTTCTGCAGTTCTGCAATCTCAACAGCTTCCGAACTAAGTTCATCCTAGGATTATCTGTTTTCATGGGTCTGTCAGTTCCCCAGTACTTCAATGAGTACACTTCTGTTGCTGGTTATGGTCCAGTTCATACTAAAGCAAGATGG ttTAATGATATCATCAATGTAATATTCTCTTCAAAGCCATTTGTTGCTGGCTTAGTCGCATTTTTCTTGGATAATACCCTCCATAGGCATCATGATGTGACAAAAAGGGACAGAGGTTATCATTGGTGGAAAAGGTTCCGAAGCTTCAAGGCAGATACAAGAAGTGAGGAATTCTACGCATTGCCATTTAACCTCAACAAATTTTTTCCATCTGTATGA
- the LOC135617486 gene encoding uncharacterized protein LOC135617486 isoform X2, whose product MEGGGGEELAVGCVLSLRTTLGDEIEGQIVAYDRPSNILVIQEGSSNAGARRNIRLLKANYIQDFTYLKKAEDPLDLNKCYIDLAGLQAREEASLRQAEIEAERIGVGVTSEAQSLFDALSKTLPVRWDKTVIVVMNEVRVSIPYLPENVTGGTPAANDRVKKVLEFERKRLQARGPGQF is encoded by the exons ATGGAGGGAGGCGGCGGCGAGGAGCTTGCGGTGGGCTGCGTCCTATCCCTGAGAACAACTCTCGGGGACGAGATCGAAGGCCAAATCGTTGCCTACGACCGCCCCTCCAACATCCTCGTCATCCA AGAAGGCAGTTCGAATGCGGGGGCTCGAAGGAACATTCGACTTCTGAAGGCCAACTACATCCAGGACTTCACGTATCTGAAGAAAGCGGAGGACCCCCTTGACCTCAACAAGTGCTACATCGATCTTGCCGGTCTCCAGGCCAGAGAAGAGGCTTCTTTGAG ACAAGCAGAGATTGAAGCTGAGCGGATTGGTGTTGGGGTCACTAGCGAGGCTCAAAGTCTTTTTGATGCATTGTCTAAGAC GCTTCCTGTCCGCTGGGATAAGACTGTCATTGTTGTTATGAATGAAGTCCGTGTCAGCATCCCATATCTCCCGGAAAATGTTACTGGAGGAACGCCTGCTGCCAATGATCGGGTGAAGAAAGTG CTTGAATTTGAGAGGAAAAGGCTGCAAGCTCGTGGTCCTGGCCAGTTCTGA
- the LOC135617486 gene encoding uncharacterized protein LOC135617486 isoform X1, translating into MEGGGGEELAVGCVLSLRTTLGDEIEGQIVAYDRPSNILVIRCSQEGSSNAGARRNIRLLKANYIQDFTYLKKAEDPLDLNKCYIDLAGLQAREEASLRQAEIEAERIGVGVTSEAQSLFDALSKTLPVRWDKTVIVVMNEVRVSIPYLPENVTGGTPAANDRVKKVLEFERKRLQARGPGQF; encoded by the exons ATGGAGGGAGGCGGCGGCGAGGAGCTTGCGGTGGGCTGCGTCCTATCCCTGAGAACAACTCTCGGGGACGAGATCGAAGGCCAAATCGTTGCCTACGACCGCCCCTCCAACATCCTCGTCATCC GATGCTCACAAGAAGGCAGTTCGAATGCGGGGGCTCGAAGGAACATTCGACTTCTGAAGGCCAACTACATCCAGGACTTCACGTATCTGAAGAAAGCGGAGGACCCCCTTGACCTCAACAAGTGCTACATCGATCTTGCCGGTCTCCAGGCCAGAGAAGAGGCTTCTTTGAG ACAAGCAGAGATTGAAGCTGAGCGGATTGGTGTTGGGGTCACTAGCGAGGCTCAAAGTCTTTTTGATGCATTGTCTAAGAC GCTTCCTGTCCGCTGGGATAAGACTGTCATTGTTGTTATGAATGAAGTCCGTGTCAGCATCCCATATCTCCCGGAAAATGTTACTGGAGGAACGCCTGCTGCCAATGATCGGGTGAAGAAAGTG CTTGAATTTGAGAGGAAAAGGCTGCAAGCTCGTGGTCCTGGCCAGTTCTGA